The Paralichthys olivaceus isolate ysfri-2021 chromosome 2, ASM2471397v2, whole genome shotgun sequence genomic interval GAGCATATCAAATATTTTGTATCAGAACTTTGTCCCAATGTGACTCACACTAGTTGCACAGTATTATTAAATGTGTGCATACATATCCACTGACCTGGGcacaaatgatgaatgaaattgAAAGCGCTAAGAGGAAGATGGTGGAGACGATGACATCAACAGAGCGCTGCGGCCCTCGTCTCTGCAAAGAACAAGTAACTCAGTGATGCACCATTAGAAACAAAGGCCAGTCAGTGCACTCTAGTGGTAAAACAATTAAGAGTCACAAAAGAATAGGAGCAAACAAACCCTGAGAAAAGAGCGAAGAGACAACCACATCTTTATGTTCTGGACTTTCTTCAGCCTGAAATGAGGAATCTCAGATTTCTTGGCCTTGCGAGCTGACGTGAGGTGGCTGAAGTACTTGGCAAATACAAGTCTCTGTTgggaaaaatgtggaaaaacaagtGAGCACAAGACATAATTTCACAGTCCTGCAAAAGAGGAAAGTAGGCAATCGTGTCGTCTGGAGACACTACCTACTAAATGCCACTAGAGGGAAGCATGAGCACATAAAAAGACGGATCAACGTCAACGTGTTTGACACAATCTGGACTAAATGCAATAATTTAAAAAGGTACACTcagccacaacaaaacaaatgatcagGGATTAACCTTTAGAATCCTGAGGCTTTTAGCAGATTCATATACTCttatattgatatttttaaaGTAAGCAGTTAGTTTGTTTAATCACAGAAACATATCTGTCTATGAATTGACAGTATTAAAGGATGTTGTCGCTCCTTCTTGTGTCTGATTATTTGGAACTGCAGCTCTCATGATACTTTAGGATAATGTAAGTAGAAAGTATAACGACACCATGGAGTCTGTATTTCTTAACAGGGGAGTGACAGAATAGATATCACAATGTCCTGTTTGCGCTATTGAATGTAACCATGGAGACAGACTATAAAGACTATGACACTATTGAAAACCTCCAAGTGTGAGGACTTATATGACTCTTGAGGTGAAGAGCTTGTCGTCAGGTTGAATGAGTTCAAATTGAAGTTGTTTAAATGAAGAGCAGTATAATGATAAGGTGGTAAAACCTCAGATTACTATTGTTACAGCTTTATTACAAAAGCCCCAGAGGATGGACAGAACTGGAAATACAGCACAGTGGATTtcttcagacaaaacaaagtgaCCACTCACCTGTTTGTACGTTCTCTCCGCCACACACATCATGAAGAAGAACAGTCCGGTGAGGCAGACTCTTTGCACTGTCGTGATGAAGAAAAAGGCGTAGGCCTGGACATCAGGCTGCCCGACCACCGTTTGTGCCAGTTCTGTCAGAGACAGGGAGCCAAGCCTTGACATGTCCAGATGCTGAGCCAAGTGGAAGGCGACTGGAAGCAGTGCCAGTGTGGCAGTCATGAGGCCACCGAAGACAAGGTAACCCATACCCTGCTCCACCAACTTCACCTGTTTacaggagacagaaacaggagACATGTTGTTATGCAACAGTTCTTTTCTGATAAAAATCTGCAGCAGCTAAGTTTTTCTTGACCTTCCACTGTTGTTTTAAAtcgaaaaaaagaggaaaatgtttacCCGTGTGAGGATGATCCCACTGATCTCCAACACAGACATGTCTGCTTTCTTACACTCGCCCTGCTCCCATATTATGGCACTGACACGGTCCTTGGATGGATGACAGGCCTGAAGCCAGGACATCTGGCTCtaaaacaagaacacaacagaTAACATCCTGTTAACAGACGGTTCCTAACGAGCAAAACTATTAATGTATGTACaatatgtagtgtatgtatgcACGCATGTATGTACTTTATGTACAGGGTGAGTTTTTTTACTTGAGCTAAATTGAGTtgcaaaaaatgtttgtatgtatgtatcttGGATTTGGCAGGAAAAATTATTACTTGATTAATCAATTGAAAGATATTGACTTACTCCGGTGATTCCCTGCTGCAGGCTGTCATCGTCACTGCTCAGAGTGGTGGTTTGTGGGAGTGCCAGGCCGGCGTTGTACCTCCCGTTCCCCTCACTGTCACTGCTACCTGTGGTGACAGAGTCAGGGTCTTGGAGAAGCTCCTCCCACAAAGTGTCGTCGGTGTCAGAGGCAGGACGAAGGCCCACGCTCGGCCTGAGACGCTCAACCTCTCGAGGCTTCGCCTTAATGGAGGCTCCAGTCCCTTCCTGCTACATAATGCTTTTTTCaattgttttatataataaaaaaatgaatttaagtCTTGTTGTACATCGAACATAAAACTTGCACCTGTACCTCGACTTTCATTGACATACAGTGAAATGATAAGTTTACCTGAGGTCTGGGGTTGGACTTCAGCTTTCTCTTTCTAACAGAAGACACAAGTGCAGTAGCAGGGTGTCGCTCTTGATGAGCTGGAGCATGAATCTTTTCTGCAGGTTgtatcccctcctcctcctcctcactggagAACTCATCAGACGCCCCAAATCCAGACTTTCTATTGTTCTGCAAGAGAAcatgaagacacaaacaaatgtactCCAAGACACAAATgcataaaatacaaattacattttcttgttttatttttgatgcattggtttataatttaaaagaataaattaaGCATCATGCCTGTGgtagaaacacattttataatgATGATAACAACAAATCGTGCTTCACaacttcttttaaatctttaaaattgTTCTTACAGTAAATGCTCCTCTTGGCTACTCTTCACAGCGACTAattcttcttatttatttatataatatcaGATATTTTATCGCTCTCGTTTCGTTGTGTTATTCTCATTTCATCTGttggtgtttatttttctttgaatgCATCAGAAGGTACgatattatttttttagttttaaaaactgcagtaaCTCTGAAATCCATCCTGTACGTAGATAAACAACATAACAACCCCATCCAACaatcaaatacatttgaatgcaATTACCCAGGAGTAAATTCTACACTAACGAGGGTTCTACTATTGATTAGAATCTCTAGTCGTGGTTGAGGAGAGTCATGAATTGCAGTGATCACGCAGGCGTTCATTTACatcattaatgttttgtttgcttAATCTGACAATGTTGAGATGGGAAGAATAAACCTGCCTTTCACCAAATAATACATAGGAGGAAATTAAACGTGTTCAGCATCTACTGCTTACATTTTAGCTGGGACTACTTTTCCAATACAGACAACCGGTAGTTATTGAttgctgttttttaattctGAAGATTGTGTGCACAGATGAGAATGAGAATCCTCTATCCTTCTCCAGTTTGTTGACTAAAGATTGAATAGAGAGAATATTGACAGTACCCTTCTCTCCTCATTTCCGTATAAACGTTGGCTTTCTTCACACGACCAGGGCCCCTGCTGTGTGTCCGCTctgttgttcttttcttctgatTTTTTCAGCCCTCTGCTTTTCTTCGGCCTAATGgagacagaacaaaaaaaacattctaagACAAGAGGTGGTCAATAGAGCAGATGCAGTAATAAACCACAGGAGTGAGAGCATGCCTCAGCCAGGTAGAGTCTTTGGGTCTATCTGTCTGCATAATGTGTAGGTTTATGCCGAGAGGTGAGAGTGTGCAGTGCCTAACAATGAGGAAATCACCTCCTTCTGCGCACAGGGCTGGTGGTGCTGCTGGCAGCTGGACTGCCCGAGGGCCACCGGCTGGACTCAGTCGACACAATCTGGCAGTGCACAGtgcccagcagcagcatcagacaAATGGGTCCAAACACCTCGCTGGCACTCGCCCCGGGGACCTCCAAGTACAGCACCACCGCTGCCACTGAGGGGAGCAAAGCATTTggaaacaataaacaaaatggTCTCCTAGGGGAGACATTACAACAGAATGCTCACTAATGAGATCTTTCTGCTGCTAAGGTTTAACTGGGCAACAAATGCAGACACTGAATTTCGGCTGTGGCAATAGATTTAAATAACAGTGGATTTCTAGAGGTTcaagtttaatattttataaatgtcagaGTTGGactttgtcttttaaaaaagtCACTTTTGTGTATAAAGTCTGTAAATTAGATGTTTTCATATCAGAAAACATAAAGACAGACACCATAAGTCAATGAAAAGGCTCATATtggcagatttgtttttatcagccAATAAATCAGTCGGTTCTGGAGCTGAGATGACATTATTGATTTttacaagacagaaaaacacagtacAATGAGTAGTATATTACTTTAACTCTTTAATAATCAGATTAACAGcattttttcaataaa includes:
- the phtf1 gene encoding putative homeodomain transcription factor 1 isoform X2, producing MARIAWYQEKIGAYDQQVWEKSLEKADLNGLDRKPKKTCFIKPDLIDVDLVRGSTFSKAKPESPWTALTRKGLVRVLLFPFFFQWWIQVTSRSISSCILVLYFMQVAAVVLYLEVPGASASEVFGPICLMLLLGTVHCQIVSTESSRWPSGSPAASSTTSPVRRRRPKKSRGLKKSEEKNNRADTQQGPWSCEESQRLYGNEERRNNRKSGFGASDEFSSEEEEEGIQPAEKIHAPAHQERHPATALVSSVRKRKLKSNPRPQEGTGASIKAKPREVERLRPSVGLRPASDTDDTLWEELLQDPDSVTTGSSDSEGNGRYNAGLALPQTTTLSSDDDSLQQGITGSQMSWLQACHPSKDRVSAIIWEQGECKKADMSVLEISGIILTRVKLVEQGMGYLVFGGLMTATLALLPVAFHLAQHLDMSRLGSLSLTELAQTVVGQPDVQAYAFFFITTVQRVCLTGLFFFMMCVAERTYKQRLVFAKYFSHLTSARKAKKSEIPHFRLKKVQNIKMWLSLRSFLRRRGPQRSVDVIVSTIFLLALSISFIICAQLLHSHKTFLESQTNWELMVWGSSLILFLLRLATLGSETNCKYSNSSVLLTEQINLYLKMEKKPNKKEELNIVNNVLKLATKLMKELDTPFRLLGLTVNPLIYNITRVVILSAVSAVVSDLLGFNIRLWKIKP
- the phtf1 gene encoding putative homeodomain transcription factor 1 isoform X1, which translates into the protein MARIAWYQEKIGAYDQQVWEKSLEKADLNGLDRKPKKTCFIKPDLIDVDLVRGSTFSKAKPESPWTALTRKGLVRVLLFPFFFQWWIQVTSRSISSCILVLYFMQVAAVVLYLEVPGASASEVFGPICLMLLLGTVHCQIVSTESSRWPSGSPAASSTTSPVRRRRPKKSRGLKKSEEKNNRADTQQGPWSCEESQRLYGNEERRNNRKSGFGASDEFSSEEEEEGIQPAEKIHAPAHQERHPATALVSSVRKRKLKSNPRPQQEGTGASIKAKPREVERLRPSVGLRPASDTDDTLWEELLQDPDSVTTGSSDSEGNGRYNAGLALPQTTTLSSDDDSLQQGITGSQMSWLQACHPSKDRVSAIIWEQGECKKADMSVLEISGIILTRVKLVEQGMGYLVFGGLMTATLALLPVAFHLAQHLDMSRLGSLSLTELAQTVVGQPDVQAYAFFFITTVQRVCLTGLFFFMMCVAERTYKQRLVFAKYFSHLTSARKAKKSEIPHFRLKKVQNIKMWLSLRSFLRRRGPQRSVDVIVSTIFLLALSISFIICAQLLHSHKTFLESQTNWELMVWGSSLILFLLRLATLGSETNCKYSNSSVLLTEQINLYLKMEKKPNKKEELNIVNNVLKLATKLMKELDTPFRLLGLTVNPLIYNITRVVILSAVSAVVSDLLGFNIRLWKIKP